A stretch of Gemmatimonas aurantiaca T-27 DNA encodes these proteins:
- a CDS encoding DUF6992 family protein has protein sequence MWADTLLALERMHLQRLLVWGAISIVTGSALFAWLVWRRTAAPMLRHFAVQTAAWGVINVLLALRSWRSVALRDFAGTQELLNILWLNTGLDVGYAAVGATLLLTGWRLGPRFGLMGAGIGVIVQGIALAVLDLRLIDAIGPLR, from the coding sequence ATGTGGGCAGATACGCTGTTGGCGTTGGAACGGATGCACCTGCAGCGACTGCTGGTGTGGGGCGCCATCTCGATTGTCACGGGCTCGGCGCTCTTCGCCTGGCTCGTCTGGCGCCGTACGGCGGCGCCCATGCTGCGGCATTTTGCCGTCCAGACCGCAGCATGGGGCGTCATCAACGTGCTGTTGGCGCTTCGTAGCTGGCGCTCCGTGGCACTGCGGGATTTTGCCGGCACGCAGGAGCTGCTCAACATCCTTTGGCTGAACACCGGTCTCGACGTGGGGTACGCCGCGGTCGGTGCCACACTGCTGCTCACCGGCTGGCGTCTGGGACCGCGCTTCGGGCTCATGGGCGCCGGCATTGGCGTGATCGTGCAAGGCATCGCGCTGGCCGTGCTCGACCTGCGACTCATCGATGCCATCGGTCCGTTGCGGTAG
- a CDS encoding GAF domain-containing protein, producing the protein MEPVIPDLRSVPREDAYAQLLTIQQLVLEDSHDIIAGMATTSALLHHAFGHLWTGFYRVVEAGQLLRVGPYQGSLGCQDIRFGRGVCGTAAAEGRTVVVPDVHDFPGHIACDARSRSEIVVPVFDSTGALLAVLDIDSAQPDAFGEADQRGLEQLVAWFGRTTYVPTPA; encoded by the coding sequence ATGGAACCCGTCATCCCCGACTTGCGATCCGTCCCGCGTGAGGACGCGTACGCCCAGTTGCTCACCATCCAGCAACTCGTGCTCGAGGACAGTCACGACATCATTGCGGGCATGGCCACGACGAGTGCGCTGTTGCACCATGCATTCGGGCATCTCTGGACCGGCTTCTATCGTGTCGTCGAGGCGGGGCAGCTCTTGCGGGTGGGGCCGTATCAGGGATCACTGGGCTGTCAGGATATCCGCTTCGGTCGCGGCGTCTGTGGCACGGCGGCCGCGGAAGGCCGAACGGTCGTGGTGCCTGATGTTCATGATTTCCCCGGGCATATCGCGTGTGATGCCCGTTCGCGCAGCGAGATTGTTGTTCCGGTGTTCGATTCCACGGGTGCCCTGCTGGCGGTGCTCGACATCGATTCCGCACAGCCCGATGCTTTTGGTGAAGCCGATCAGCGTGGCCTCGAACAGTTGGTGGCCTGGTTCGGTCGTACGACGTATGTTCCCACCCCCGCCTGA
- a CDS encoding HD domain-containing protein → MTGYSDRINHAFAFAAKHHDQQVRKGTRLPYLTHPANVAIILTRYGRPEETVVAGILHDVIEDGVRDGLSREVLEERIGRKFGSSVLDAVMAVTARRSDDDGVDFSWDERKEDYLLRLGQANEDALWVCAADKVHNANSILSDLRRTAFPETVWGRFSAGREGTVRWYRRVADRLREVGFDAPIVDELEGAAQGLEQA, encoded by the coding sequence ATGACCGGGTACTCCGATCGCATCAATCACGCGTTTGCCTTCGCTGCGAAGCATCACGACCAGCAGGTGCGCAAAGGCACACGTCTCCCCTATCTCACACATCCGGCCAATGTGGCGATCATCCTGACGCGCTATGGTCGTCCGGAAGAAACCGTGGTCGCCGGCATCCTGCACGATGTCATCGAAGACGGCGTGCGTGATGGTCTTTCGCGCGAAGTGCTCGAAGAGCGCATTGGTCGCAAGTTCGGCAGCTCGGTGCTCGACGCCGTCATGGCGGTCACGGCGCGGCGCAGCGATGACGATGGCGTCGACTTCTCGTGGGACGAGCGGAAGGAGGACTACCTCCTTCGCCTCGGCCAGGCCAACGAAGACGCGCTGTGGGTGTGTGCCGCCGACAAGGTGCACAACGCCAACTCGATTCTCTCCGATCTGCGCCGCACCGCATTTCCGGAAACCGTGTGGGGGCGTTTCTCGGCCGGCCGTGAAGGTACGGTGCGCTGGTATCGTCGTGTGGCCGACCGTCTGCGGGAAGTCGGATTTGATGCGCCGATCGTGGACGAGCTCGAGGGTGCCGCGCAGGGCCTCGAGCAGGCCTGA